From Leptodactylus fuscus isolate aLepFus1 chromosome 11, aLepFus1.hap2, whole genome shotgun sequence, one genomic window encodes:
- the GOLGA2 gene encoding golgin subfamily A member 2 isoform X3 translates to MADDRQHKLAAARRKLKEFQQKTTPPAPVGGKKKKKGKESNSHPDTPNRLSPDPIEAILKGLVSDLHRSNGVSIPGLVDMKQNDFDSTKTAADGKRFVSSTDSLRQLSEQLNGLVSQGNSYVNGENIISSTSPEVESRYQDLAAALDSSNLTNKQLSAKIEELKQQNQDVLDQLDKERKDFEQKFSKEQGSLREQLQVHIQTIGILVSEKSELQTALSFTQQAARQKGAEVEDLVMRLQSTRQRVTELERTLSSISTQQKQLEKLNKELEKERDNLRLESLKNSKSSDELKQQNSEMSEKLNVLLSENAAMRLELGDLHKKLEMAELMIQQFSNQTGAPDVNQQLRMVIEERDQLGTQLTQMSDSLQQLRAERDQYVEKLKDEGAVWQERVRQLSEQIQTLGQEKESARVQVEQLETRVTELLLASAAEPADSEPSAPQGPSEVELALQQEVEKLHQEFLEIQSRYQAQVQDNSQLSRLNQEQEERILELEKTLQRQSEENVDKQQILENMQSDKATISRALTQNRQLKEHLAELQNGFVKLTNENLELTNGLQSEQHVKKELAKKLGQLQENIGDFKEQLAAKEQDVQLLQTQRDELSAHLQQYVAAYQQVSIEREEFQRQYLLQAQLMDRLQHDEVQGKVSAEMHLKELQQSRENLELLTKENQELKAQMMQIRNEPESRALSRMEGDGVESKVYEDETPKTSLVIPEDFESKEEMMTFLSSALSKLHGERDEMERQLMDQKRNCQQLLQQISELRQQQMSSAPHHSAVPGMESVPREVYDALQSAMEKLQFRFTDLMQERVELKERVEELEHRCIQLSGETDTIGEYIALYQSQRAILKQRHKEKEEYISRLAQDKEEMKAKLLELQVLVMRLVTERNEWYKKYVEITKGSKELGHIAQGVDRPMEVDTTTAEALEEVSLLDDAEEVKAQRVPILSSAQEGSNTGPSSEDPTAKQIMQLLHEIQNPQERPGSLLQNPCIPFFYRVDENDEVRIMVV, encoded by the exons ATGGCTGACGATAGACAGCACAAGCTGGCAGCGGCCCGGAGGAAG TTAAAAGAATTTCAGCAGAAGACGACTCCACCTGCTCCTGTGGgcggcaagaagaagaagaagggaaaAGAGTCAAACAGCCATCCTGACACCCCCAATCGCCTCTCCCCAGACCCG ATTGAGGCCATTTTGAAGGGGCTGGTATCAGATCTTCATAGATCCAATGGGGTGTCCATCCCTGGTTTAGTGGACATGAAG CAAAATGACTTTGACAGTACGAAGACAGCTGCAGATGGCAAAAG GTTTGTCTCCTCAACGGACAGTCTCCGGCAGCTGTCTGAACAACTGAACGGCCTGGTGTCGCAG GGGAACTCCTATGTAAATGGAGAAAATATCATCTCGTCCACAAGCCCAGAAGTGGAG TCACGGTACCAGGATTTGGCGGCTGCCCTGGACTCCAGTAACTTAACAAACAAACAGCTCAGTGCAAAGATAGAGGAACTG AAACAGCAGAATCAGGATGTCCTGGATCAGCTTGATAAG GAGAGGAAAGACTTTGAACAGAAGTTTTCCAAGGAGCAGGGGTCTCTTCGAGAACAATTGCAG GTTCACATCCAGACCATTGGGATTTTGGTATCGGAAAAATCAGAACTACAGACCGCCTTGTCCTTCACGCAGCAGGCAGCAAGACAGAAAGGAG CGGAAGTAGAGGATCTTGTCATGCGATTACAGTCAACCCGGCAGAGAGTAACAGAGCTGGAGCGGACCCTTTCTTCTATTTCCACGCAGCAGAAGCAGCTAGAAAAG CTTAATAAAGAACTGGAGAAGGAGAGGGACAATCTACGTCTTGAAAGCTTGAAGAACAG TAAGAGCAGCGATGAGTTGAAGCAGCAGAACTCGGAAATGTCAGAGAAATTAAATGTGCTTCTGTCTGAGAACGCCGCCATGAGGTTGGAGCTTGGGGACCTCCATAAGAAATTGGAAATGGCTGAACTAATGATACAGCAG TTTTCCAATCAGACAGGAGCGCCTGATGTAAACCAGCAGTTGCGTATGGTCATTGAAGAGCGAGACCAACTCGGCACTCAACTAACACAG ATGTCTGATTCCCTCCAGCAACTGAGAGCAGAACGGGACCAGTATGTAGAGAAATTGAAGGATGAAGGTGCAGTTTGGCAAGAAAGAGTCCGTCAGCTGTCTGAGCAA ATTCAGACACTCGGCCAGGAAAAAGAGAGCGCTCGGGTACAGGTTGAGCAGTTGGAGACCAGAGTGACAGAGTTACTTCTGGCATCAG CAGCAGAACCAGCTGACTCCGAGCCTTCTGCACCCCAGGGTCCTTCTGAAGTAGAGTTGGCACTTCAGCAAGAAGTTGAAAAACTACATCAGGAGTTCCTTGAGATACAATCCAGGTATCAGGCTCAAGTACAGGACAACAGCCAGTTGAGCCGCCTCAACcaggagcaggaggagcggatccTTGAGTTAGAGAAGACTTTGCAGAGGCAGAGCGAGGAAAATGTAGATAAACAGCAGATCCTGGAAAACATGCAGAGCGACAAAGCCACAATCAGCCGGGCACTGACCCAGAACAGACAGCTGAAGGAACACCTAGCCGAGCTGCAGAACGGATTTGTTAAACTG ACAAACGAAAATTTGGAGCTCACAAATGGACTACAGAGTGAGCAGCATGTGAAAAAAGAACTGGCCAAGAAGTTGGGTCAACTACAGGAGAACATAGGGGATTTTAAGGAGCAG CTTGCAGCAAAGGAACAGGATGTGCAGCTGCTGCAAACTCAGCGGGATGAGCTGTCTGCTCACCTCCAGCAGTACGTCGCAGCGTACCAACAAGTCTCCATCGAGCGGGAGGAATTCCAGAGGCAATACCTGCTACAGGCCCAGCTCATGGACAGACTGCAGCATGATGAGGTGCAGGGCAAAGTCAGCGCAGAAATGCACCTAAAGGAGCTGCAGCAAAGCAGG GAAAACCTGGAACTTCTTACCAAAGAGAACCAAGAGCTGAAAGCACAGATGATGCAGATTCGCAACGAGCCAGAAAGCAGAGCCCTGAGCCGCATGGAAG GGGACGGCGTGGAGAGTAAAGTCTATGAAGACGAAACCCCTAAAACATCACTGGTTATTCCTGAAGATTTTGAAAGCAAAGAAGAAATG ATGACATTCCTGTCTTCCGCCCTCTCCAAGTTACATGGAGAGCGGGATGAGATGGAGCGGCAGCTCATGGACCAGAAGAGGAATTGTCAACAGCTCCTGCAGCAGATCTCTGAGCTCAGACAGCAGCAGATGTCCAGTGCTCCACATCACTCCGCAG TTCCAGGTATGGAGAGTGTTCCTAGAGAGGTCTATGATGCTTTACAGAGTGCCATGGAGAAATTGCAG TTCCGCTTCACTGACCTGATGCAGGAGAGAGTAGAACTGAAGGAGAGAGTGGAAGAGTTGGAACATCGGTGTATCCAGCTTTCCGGGGAGACTGATACTATAG GGGAATACATTGCACTTTACCAGAGTCAGAGAGCAATCTTGAAACAACGACATAAAGAAAAGGAAGAGTACATCAGTCGACTGGCCCAAGACAAAGAAGAGATGAAG GCCAAGTTGTTGGAACTGCAGGTCTTGGTCATGAGACTGGTGACAGAGAGGAATGAATGGTACAAAAAGTATGTGGAAATTACAAAAGGATCCAAGGAGTTGGGACACATTGCTCAGGGTGTAGATAGGCCAATGGAAGTGGATACGACTACTGCGGAAG CACTTGAGGAAGTCAGCTTATTAGACGATGCAGAAGAGGTGAAAGCTCAGCGGGTTCCCATATTGTCTTCTGCTCAAGAAGGATCAAACACCGGCCCAAGTTCTGAAGACCCCACAGCCAAGCAGATCATGCAACTTCTACATGAGATCCAAAACCCCCAGGAACGTCCTGGCTCCTTATTACAGAATCCCTGCATCCCATTCTTCTACCGTGTGGATGAGAATGATGAGGTCCGGATTATGGTAGTCTGA
- the GOLGA2 gene encoding golgin subfamily A member 2 isoform X2: protein MADDRQHKLAAARRKLKEFQQKTTPPAPVGGKKKKKGKESNSHPDTPNRLSPDPVLLERDDPDAEILTEDVLDNSITPTETQFNNPLSEQNDFDSTKTAADGKRFVSSTDSLRQLSEQLNGLVSQGNSYVNGENIISSTSPEVESRYQDLAAALDSSNLTNKQLSAKIEELKQQNQDVLDQLDKERKDFEQKFSKEQGSLREQLQVHIQTIGILVSEKSELQTALSFTQQAARQKGAEVEDLVMRLQSTRQRVTELERTLSSISTQQKQLEKLNKELEKERDNLRLESLKNSKSSDELKQQNSEMSEKLNVLLSENAAMRLELGDLHKKLEMAELMIQQFSNQTGAPDVNQQLRMVIEERDQLGTQLTQMSDSLQQLRAERDQYVEKLKDEGAVWQERVRQLSEQIQTLGQEKESARVQVEQLETRVTELLLASAEPADSEPSAPQGPSEVELALQQEVEKLHQEFLEIQSRYQAQVQDNSQLSRLNQEQEERILELEKTLQRQSEENVDKQQILENMQSDKATISRALTQNRQLKEHLAELQNGFVKLTNENLELTNGLQSEQHVKKELAKKLGQLQENIGDFKEQLAAKEQDVQLLQTQRDELSAHLQQYVAAYQQVSIEREEFQRQYLLQAQLMDRLQHDEVQGKVSAEMHLKELQQSRENLELLTKENQELKAQMMQIRNEPESRALSRMEGDGVESKVYEDETPKTSLVIPEDFESKEEMMTFLSSALSKLHGERDEMERQLMDQKRNCQQLLQQISELRQQQMSSAPHHSAVPGMESVPREVYDALQSAMEKLQFRFTDLMQERVELKERVEELEHRCIQLSGETDTIGEYIALYQSQRAILKQRHKEKEEYISRLAQDKEEMKAKLLELQVLVMRLVTERNEWYKKYVEITKGSKELGHIAQGVDRPMEVDTTTAEALEEVSLLDDAEEVKAQRVPILSSAQEGSNTGPSSEDPTAKQIMQLLHEIQNPQERPGSLLQNPCIPFFYRVDENDEVRIMVV, encoded by the exons ATGGCTGACGATAGACAGCACAAGCTGGCAGCGGCCCGGAGGAAG TTAAAAGAATTTCAGCAGAAGACGACTCCACCTGCTCCTGTGGgcggcaagaagaagaagaagggaaaAGAGTCAAACAGCCATCCTGACACCCCCAATCGCCTCTCCCCAGACCCG GTGCTTTTGGAGAGAGACGATCCTGACGCTGAAATCCTAACCGAGGATGTCTTGGATAACTCTATAACCCCAACAGAGACCCAGTTTAATAACCCCCTGTCGGAG CAAAATGACTTTGACAGTACGAAGACAGCTGCAGATGGCAAAAG GTTTGTCTCCTCAACGGACAGTCTCCGGCAGCTGTCTGAACAACTGAACGGCCTGGTGTCGCAG GGGAACTCCTATGTAAATGGAGAAAATATCATCTCGTCCACAAGCCCAGAAGTGGAG TCACGGTACCAGGATTTGGCGGCTGCCCTGGACTCCAGTAACTTAACAAACAAACAGCTCAGTGCAAAGATAGAGGAACTG AAACAGCAGAATCAGGATGTCCTGGATCAGCTTGATAAG GAGAGGAAAGACTTTGAACAGAAGTTTTCCAAGGAGCAGGGGTCTCTTCGAGAACAATTGCAG GTTCACATCCAGACCATTGGGATTTTGGTATCGGAAAAATCAGAACTACAGACCGCCTTGTCCTTCACGCAGCAGGCAGCAAGACAGAAAGGAG CGGAAGTAGAGGATCTTGTCATGCGATTACAGTCAACCCGGCAGAGAGTAACAGAGCTGGAGCGGACCCTTTCTTCTATTTCCACGCAGCAGAAGCAGCTAGAAAAG CTTAATAAAGAACTGGAGAAGGAGAGGGACAATCTACGTCTTGAAAGCTTGAAGAACAG TAAGAGCAGCGATGAGTTGAAGCAGCAGAACTCGGAAATGTCAGAGAAATTAAATGTGCTTCTGTCTGAGAACGCCGCCATGAGGTTGGAGCTTGGGGACCTCCATAAGAAATTGGAAATGGCTGAACTAATGATACAGCAG TTTTCCAATCAGACAGGAGCGCCTGATGTAAACCAGCAGTTGCGTATGGTCATTGAAGAGCGAGACCAACTCGGCACTCAACTAACACAG ATGTCTGATTCCCTCCAGCAACTGAGAGCAGAACGGGACCAGTATGTAGAGAAATTGAAGGATGAAGGTGCAGTTTGGCAAGAAAGAGTCCGTCAGCTGTCTGAGCAA ATTCAGACACTCGGCCAGGAAAAAGAGAGCGCTCGGGTACAGGTTGAGCAGTTGGAGACCAGAGTGACAGAGTTACTTCTGGCATCAG CAGAACCAGCTGACTCCGAGCCTTCTGCACCCCAGGGTCCTTCTGAAGTAGAGTTGGCACTTCAGCAAGAAGTTGAAAAACTACATCAGGAGTTCCTTGAGATACAATCCAGGTATCAGGCTCAAGTACAGGACAACAGCCAGTTGAGCCGCCTCAACcaggagcaggaggagcggatccTTGAGTTAGAGAAGACTTTGCAGAGGCAGAGCGAGGAAAATGTAGATAAACAGCAGATCCTGGAAAACATGCAGAGCGACAAAGCCACAATCAGCCGGGCACTGACCCAGAACAGACAGCTGAAGGAACACCTAGCCGAGCTGCAGAACGGATTTGTTAAACTG ACAAACGAAAATTTGGAGCTCACAAATGGACTACAGAGTGAGCAGCATGTGAAAAAAGAACTGGCCAAGAAGTTGGGTCAACTACAGGAGAACATAGGGGATTTTAAGGAGCAG CTTGCAGCAAAGGAACAGGATGTGCAGCTGCTGCAAACTCAGCGGGATGAGCTGTCTGCTCACCTCCAGCAGTACGTCGCAGCGTACCAACAAGTCTCCATCGAGCGGGAGGAATTCCAGAGGCAATACCTGCTACAGGCCCAGCTCATGGACAGACTGCAGCATGATGAGGTGCAGGGCAAAGTCAGCGCAGAAATGCACCTAAAGGAGCTGCAGCAAAGCAGG GAAAACCTGGAACTTCTTACCAAAGAGAACCAAGAGCTGAAAGCACAGATGATGCAGATTCGCAACGAGCCAGAAAGCAGAGCCCTGAGCCGCATGGAAG GGGACGGCGTGGAGAGTAAAGTCTATGAAGACGAAACCCCTAAAACATCACTGGTTATTCCTGAAGATTTTGAAAGCAAAGAAGAAATG ATGACATTCCTGTCTTCCGCCCTCTCCAAGTTACATGGAGAGCGGGATGAGATGGAGCGGCAGCTCATGGACCAGAAGAGGAATTGTCAACAGCTCCTGCAGCAGATCTCTGAGCTCAGACAGCAGCAGATGTCCAGTGCTCCACATCACTCCGCAG TTCCAGGTATGGAGAGTGTTCCTAGAGAGGTCTATGATGCTTTACAGAGTGCCATGGAGAAATTGCAG TTCCGCTTCACTGACCTGATGCAGGAGAGAGTAGAACTGAAGGAGAGAGTGGAAGAGTTGGAACATCGGTGTATCCAGCTTTCCGGGGAGACTGATACTATAG GGGAATACATTGCACTTTACCAGAGTCAGAGAGCAATCTTGAAACAACGACATAAAGAAAAGGAAGAGTACATCAGTCGACTGGCCCAAGACAAAGAAGAGATGAAG GCCAAGTTGTTGGAACTGCAGGTCTTGGTCATGAGACTGGTGACAGAGAGGAATGAATGGTACAAAAAGTATGTGGAAATTACAAAAGGATCCAAGGAGTTGGGACACATTGCTCAGGGTGTAGATAGGCCAATGGAAGTGGATACGACTACTGCGGAAG CACTTGAGGAAGTCAGCTTATTAGACGATGCAGAAGAGGTGAAAGCTCAGCGGGTTCCCATATTGTCTTCTGCTCAAGAAGGATCAAACACCGGCCCAAGTTCTGAAGACCCCACAGCCAAGCAGATCATGCAACTTCTACATGAGATCCAAAACCCCCAGGAACGTCCTGGCTCCTTATTACAGAATCCCTGCATCCCATTCTTCTACCGTGTGGATGAGAATGATGAGGTCCGGATTATGGTAGTCTGA
- the GOLGA2 gene encoding golgin subfamily A member 2 isoform X4: MADDRQHKLAAARRKLKEFQQKTTPPAPVGGKKKKKGKESNSHPDTPNRLSPDPQNDFDSTKTAADGKRFVSSTDSLRQLSEQLNGLVSQGNSYVNGENIISSTSPEVESRYQDLAAALDSSNLTNKQLSAKIEELKQQNQDVLDQLDKERKDFEQKFSKEQGSLREQLQVHIQTIGILVSEKSELQTALSFTQQAARQKGAEVEDLVMRLQSTRQRVTELERTLSSISTQQKQLEKLNKELEKERDNLRLESLKNSKSSDELKQQNSEMSEKLNVLLSENAAMRLELGDLHKKLEMAELMIQQFSNQTGAPDVNQQLRMVIEERDQLGTQLTQMSDSLQQLRAERDQYVEKLKDEGAVWQERVRQLSEQIQTLGQEKESARVQVEQLETRVTELLLASAAEPADSEPSAPQGPSEVELALQQEVEKLHQEFLEIQSRYQAQVQDNSQLSRLNQEQEERILELEKTLQRQSEENVDKQQILENMQSDKATISRALTQNRQLKEHLAELQNGFVKLTNENLELTNGLQSEQHVKKELAKKLGQLQENIGDFKEQLAAKEQDVQLLQTQRDELSAHLQQYVAAYQQVSIEREEFQRQYLLQAQLMDRLQHDEVQGKVSAEMHLKELQQSRENLELLTKENQELKAQMMQIRNEPESRALSRMEGDGVESKVYEDETPKTSLVIPEDFESKEEMMTFLSSALSKLHGERDEMERQLMDQKRNCQQLLQQISELRQQQMSSAPHHSAVPGMESVPREVYDALQSAMEKLQFRFTDLMQERVELKERVEELEHRCIQLSGETDTIGEYIALYQSQRAILKQRHKEKEEYISRLAQDKEEMKAKLLELQVLVMRLVTERNEWYKKYVEITKGSKELGHIAQGVDRPMEVDTTTAEALEEVSLLDDAEEVKAQRVPILSSAQEGSNTGPSSEDPTAKQIMQLLHEIQNPQERPGSLLQNPCIPFFYRVDENDEVRIMVV; encoded by the exons ATGGCTGACGATAGACAGCACAAGCTGGCAGCGGCCCGGAGGAAG TTAAAAGAATTTCAGCAGAAGACGACTCCACCTGCTCCTGTGGgcggcaagaagaagaagaagggaaaAGAGTCAAACAGCCATCCTGACACCCCCAATCGCCTCTCCCCAGACCCG CAAAATGACTTTGACAGTACGAAGACAGCTGCAGATGGCAAAAG GTTTGTCTCCTCAACGGACAGTCTCCGGCAGCTGTCTGAACAACTGAACGGCCTGGTGTCGCAG GGGAACTCCTATGTAAATGGAGAAAATATCATCTCGTCCACAAGCCCAGAAGTGGAG TCACGGTACCAGGATTTGGCGGCTGCCCTGGACTCCAGTAACTTAACAAACAAACAGCTCAGTGCAAAGATAGAGGAACTG AAACAGCAGAATCAGGATGTCCTGGATCAGCTTGATAAG GAGAGGAAAGACTTTGAACAGAAGTTTTCCAAGGAGCAGGGGTCTCTTCGAGAACAATTGCAG GTTCACATCCAGACCATTGGGATTTTGGTATCGGAAAAATCAGAACTACAGACCGCCTTGTCCTTCACGCAGCAGGCAGCAAGACAGAAAGGAG CGGAAGTAGAGGATCTTGTCATGCGATTACAGTCAACCCGGCAGAGAGTAACAGAGCTGGAGCGGACCCTTTCTTCTATTTCCACGCAGCAGAAGCAGCTAGAAAAG CTTAATAAAGAACTGGAGAAGGAGAGGGACAATCTACGTCTTGAAAGCTTGAAGAACAG TAAGAGCAGCGATGAGTTGAAGCAGCAGAACTCGGAAATGTCAGAGAAATTAAATGTGCTTCTGTCTGAGAACGCCGCCATGAGGTTGGAGCTTGGGGACCTCCATAAGAAATTGGAAATGGCTGAACTAATGATACAGCAG TTTTCCAATCAGACAGGAGCGCCTGATGTAAACCAGCAGTTGCGTATGGTCATTGAAGAGCGAGACCAACTCGGCACTCAACTAACACAG ATGTCTGATTCCCTCCAGCAACTGAGAGCAGAACGGGACCAGTATGTAGAGAAATTGAAGGATGAAGGTGCAGTTTGGCAAGAAAGAGTCCGTCAGCTGTCTGAGCAA ATTCAGACACTCGGCCAGGAAAAAGAGAGCGCTCGGGTACAGGTTGAGCAGTTGGAGACCAGAGTGACAGAGTTACTTCTGGCATCAG CAGCAGAACCAGCTGACTCCGAGCCTTCTGCACCCCAGGGTCCTTCTGAAGTAGAGTTGGCACTTCAGCAAGAAGTTGAAAAACTACATCAGGAGTTCCTTGAGATACAATCCAGGTATCAGGCTCAAGTACAGGACAACAGCCAGTTGAGCCGCCTCAACcaggagcaggaggagcggatccTTGAGTTAGAGAAGACTTTGCAGAGGCAGAGCGAGGAAAATGTAGATAAACAGCAGATCCTGGAAAACATGCAGAGCGACAAAGCCACAATCAGCCGGGCACTGACCCAGAACAGACAGCTGAAGGAACACCTAGCCGAGCTGCAGAACGGATTTGTTAAACTG ACAAACGAAAATTTGGAGCTCACAAATGGACTACAGAGTGAGCAGCATGTGAAAAAAGAACTGGCCAAGAAGTTGGGTCAACTACAGGAGAACATAGGGGATTTTAAGGAGCAG CTTGCAGCAAAGGAACAGGATGTGCAGCTGCTGCAAACTCAGCGGGATGAGCTGTCTGCTCACCTCCAGCAGTACGTCGCAGCGTACCAACAAGTCTCCATCGAGCGGGAGGAATTCCAGAGGCAATACCTGCTACAGGCCCAGCTCATGGACAGACTGCAGCATGATGAGGTGCAGGGCAAAGTCAGCGCAGAAATGCACCTAAAGGAGCTGCAGCAAAGCAGG GAAAACCTGGAACTTCTTACCAAAGAGAACCAAGAGCTGAAAGCACAGATGATGCAGATTCGCAACGAGCCAGAAAGCAGAGCCCTGAGCCGCATGGAAG GGGACGGCGTGGAGAGTAAAGTCTATGAAGACGAAACCCCTAAAACATCACTGGTTATTCCTGAAGATTTTGAAAGCAAAGAAGAAATG ATGACATTCCTGTCTTCCGCCCTCTCCAAGTTACATGGAGAGCGGGATGAGATGGAGCGGCAGCTCATGGACCAGAAGAGGAATTGTCAACAGCTCCTGCAGCAGATCTCTGAGCTCAGACAGCAGCAGATGTCCAGTGCTCCACATCACTCCGCAG TTCCAGGTATGGAGAGTGTTCCTAGAGAGGTCTATGATGCTTTACAGAGTGCCATGGAGAAATTGCAG TTCCGCTTCACTGACCTGATGCAGGAGAGAGTAGAACTGAAGGAGAGAGTGGAAGAGTTGGAACATCGGTGTATCCAGCTTTCCGGGGAGACTGATACTATAG GGGAATACATTGCACTTTACCAGAGTCAGAGAGCAATCTTGAAACAACGACATAAAGAAAAGGAAGAGTACATCAGTCGACTGGCCCAAGACAAAGAAGAGATGAAG GCCAAGTTGTTGGAACTGCAGGTCTTGGTCATGAGACTGGTGACAGAGAGGAATGAATGGTACAAAAAGTATGTGGAAATTACAAAAGGATCCAAGGAGTTGGGACACATTGCTCAGGGTGTAGATAGGCCAATGGAAGTGGATACGACTACTGCGGAAG CACTTGAGGAAGTCAGCTTATTAGACGATGCAGAAGAGGTGAAAGCTCAGCGGGTTCCCATATTGTCTTCTGCTCAAGAAGGATCAAACACCGGCCCAAGTTCTGAAGACCCCACAGCCAAGCAGATCATGCAACTTCTACATGAGATCCAAAACCCCCAGGAACGTCCTGGCTCCTTATTACAGAATCCCTGCATCCCATTCTTCTACCGTGTGGATGAGAATGATGAGGTCCGGATTATGGTAGTCTGA